The window ggcaagttgtatttttagatgaaacttggattttcgctaaaagaaatatgtcaaaatcatcctggcaagattgCACCAcaaaatgttattcttctagtcgttccggtaatggtaaacgctacgttatacttcatgctggaaattATGAGGGTTTTATTTCTGACGCTAaattaattttttcgtccacaaagaatacaggtgattaccatggaaatatagatgcaaatatttttgaagaatggtttgaaaaaaatttgttaaaaaaattggagcgaccatccataagtgttggataatgcatcctaccactcaagagtagaagagagacTTCCTTCAAGAAGCtgaacaaaagaagaaataaagttgtggttgacacaaaagaaaatttatcacagtgacatatttttaaaagtcgatttacttcaaaggtgtgcagagcacaaaattcaaaagaaatttgttactggccaaatggctcttaaatatggccatgaagttTTTCGACTTCCACCTTACCATcgccactataatgcaattgagtttgtttggggtatagccaaaattttttatgataaacatgcatccaaaacaacagatgacgctagcgttcttagtttagggaaagaatcgctagaacaaattaaggcagaacaatggcaaaattgtattagacatacggaagacataatcgttcagtcttttcaaaccaAGCGAGTCATATATATGAGgccggcctctaattattcggatagacaattcagatagtgacgacttTGAAAGTGAAATAtcagtgaataggacaaatcgtttgctaaaaagaagtgtaacaaaaaagtgtttcgggaattcaattTGAAATTTGTGGTGagttttagttaaacgataaagtaccttcggtctaattactggattgcatactctcaatagctttggtattaattactggactacacgtgtttaaaccttttgttttgctgaaaactcggaagtgatttagtgccaatttgttttCAAGGTTATATTaaatacagtgtctgcagaaagtaaagtcttggatgtattttattcaaatttggacataccagcaacttggcaagtattttccaattttactgcatgcaaaaccattcgtataattttcactatacgcaaaatagagacttatagagaccttgatgaacatttgatgtcaacaaataatttcgagtattcgaaatattctGTCCCAGTTCTTTTAACATGCCCTGtgtatacatattatatttattttatgcctttgatacagtaaaatccaatattattactgaacatgaaatatatgaaattaaatatttttacttttcaagcgatcggaattaaatattaacgccccactgtttgaggcccactgatcatatcttaattgcaTATGCCGATATAGGGTAAAAGGACTTTATGAATGAACTGTAGGAGTGTCTATATTTGTTGATTTTAATGCAAAccatatgtttttaaataaatgtggTAGTAGCATTTAACAATAGGGACTTCTGAAAGTTTAATCACATCCATAATATTGTTGTAAACAATTCTTTGTTCAGTACTATCGTCACTAGATATCGGATCAATCAAACGgagtattaaaattaaattttctggtgAAACCTTATATTTTAGTATTGAATAGAGCAGctcaagttttttaaaatttgtatgatTATTTACATGTTTTTTGAACAAATTGATGAAAACTTCCAAAATTGGATAGTTATATTGGGCAAGCAACTGATCTAAAAACATTACAATATTAGAACCATGGGGGTTTTCTGAAGTTTCGCGTTGTATAAGCATTAGATTTAAAAGAATGTAGCTGTCCAATGTATTCGGCAAGTAAGTACTTTGTTTCCAGTAGTCCATGATATCCCGAAGTAAGTCAACGGCAAGTTCATTTTTAAGATCAACAATCTTTttgcaaaatgaaataatattcaTCTGTACTGTTAGAATACTTTTGAATATCACGCCTAAACATAAATGTCTCTCTTGAGTTCTAAATGCCAGACATTGTACTATAAAGTTATCGATATGTTGACGGTTACTCTCctgaatatgaaaatattttataacaacgTTATCAACAAATTCTTTTGAAAACGATTTAACAACCTCTTCGTacattatagattttaataactgATCAAAgtacttatttgttttattattacctTCGCCCTTCTCAAGTATTTTCCAGCAATCTTCAATATATTCAGCGCGGTGATTTATAGTAATATGAGTATTTGACATAGTAGAAAATATAGTTTTTTCATAGGTTTTCAGTGTTGATAAAAATTGTTTAGCTAttggaaaaaaatcattaaaattatacatcgaaCAGCATTTCAATGCTGATCGAACTACATTTACATCTGGTTTTTGCTGTTTGAAAAATTCTATAACGACGTTTTGATTGGTGAGTTTGACAATTAAATATATAGCatgtttttgttcaaaattgctTTTTTTTAGTAGTATGGAGTAATAAACATGCAGACGGTTTTCAGGACACCTATAAAACAAACTGTACAGAGATGGTAGTACTTCTTCCGTTAAAGAATCTTCACATAGTTCTAGTACTAGTGGTAATAATGAATTCGAATCGGCAACTTCTTTCAGATTTGTGGCTATGCGTTTTATAATTTGATGTGAATTTAGTTCACTATCCAAAGTTGATGTATTTCTACTAGCACTTAACTGGTCGCTGACAAATTCTACCAATTGTTCGGTTGGAAGCAGATCTATTAAGGTATCTATTGCTTTTTGTAGCTTCTTAACGTCCAACTTGTTAAAAAGCTTGAATATATTTTGACAAATTTTTGTATCTAATTCTATGTGAGAATATTGCTTAATGACTTTAATTTCAAAGTTGTAGTCTAATGCTGGAAATATAGTGTCAAATATTGGCAGTATTAATCGTGGATGGTAAACAATTAACTGTCTAAAAACAGTACTATAGTACCAATCATTCATATCAAACTTTTCAAGGGAATATATTACTATTCTCTTTTCTAAATCGGTTAGTTTCGGTTTTCTGGTTATATTTTCGAGCAAGCTACAAAACTTATACATGTTTCCTTTAAAAAGCACTTCTAAAATCTCCATTAGCTTTATGTCATTTATGAGAGATAATCTATGTTGAGGAACACAGATATTATAACGTATAGCATACTGTATCAGATTGTCATCAGATATAGTTGAATCTTTTGTATTACAATCGTATTCCATGACAGATACAAACCATGgatattcaaatatatttaaaGGTAGTTCaggtctactttcacatatttccACAAAATCTCTGATGAATCTTCTATGGACCTCTGTGAAACATTTTCGAGAAGGAAATTCAAGTTGTGGTAACATTTTACAGCACTCAATAAAAATTTCACGATAAGAAGTATTTACTAAGTAGCTTTGAAAAGGCCACCAGTTAAATGTGCTTGCTTCTTTCATATAATGAAAAAGTATCGTCTTGAATATGACTATATCATTTTTGCAGAAATAATCTAAAACATTCACCATGAGAAAACTGGTATCATAAAAcatttctttagtgacagttcTGATTAACGTCAACTGTTGGTTTATAAATACCCAATTACTTTTACTGAGTTCGTTttctgaaaatttatttattataaattcaatCAACTTTTTGTAAGCTAAAGAGTTTTCGTTTTTGTGTCTAGTACCAATATATTCAAATACTTTGTCCAGTGATATCATATCCTTATTATAGGCACATGTACTAACCAAAATTTTTAACATAGCCAATCTTCTACCTGGATTAGCTGTAAAATTGATTTTTGCCTTAATAATAGGTATTGAAACAATAGGAGAATAGTACTCCAAGTACTTATCATCATCGGTTATTGTATAATTAGTTTCCGCCCATTTAAAAATAACTTCTCTACTTGGATTTAACTTGTTTATAGAAAAATCGAAAGACAAAAATAAATCGTCGATGCTTCTATTGGGATAATTAGTATAAAACGCATCTATGAAAAGTTCCCAACGTTTGTTTTTAGGAACATATTTAAGGATTTGAAAACAATCTAAATTTGCACGAAACTGTTCAAACTTTAGAGGTAACATTTTCTTATAAAAAGATGTAAAATCAGAGCCAAAACACTTTACCACTGCTCTCAAATTTAAGAATGTCAGATAGTGTGGAGAATTTATAATGGCTTCTTTTGAGTAAGTAATCATTTGGACTGTGGCTGCGTTTGACAACCGctttattatacatattttttgaGACGCTTGTAATTCTAAGAAAACCTTCATATGCTTAACAGCCAATATATTTATAACAGAACTCTCACAATAGGCTTTTTTACGGACACAGAAGTAGTGGTTAAAATATGTTCGAACTATGTCTTCAGGTTCATTCAAAATACGAATTGTTTCATCTGAGTTTAATATTATTTCATATTGTTTCAATACTTTGAGTAATTTCTTTATACTACTCTTCGAGACGGTCCGCAGTGCAACGGAGGAGCCATACCTGGCAAAAAAACagtaattaacaatttaaaaagatTGAAGGAATAACTATAGTGATACTGATTATTTATATCATGCTCATAATTAGTTAAATCTTTTTTGAACTAAAATACTGTTTTACCACTGTCTAGATCTAGATATACATAAATTTGACGATATGTTGCTTGTTAAAATATCACAgaatatgttttatatatttgttggagaaataaaaaaacttttctaCCCGTTATAAATATATAGCCTTTTTTCAAACTAATGTGAAATATTTTTGTTAGCGATTCACTTTCAAGACTAAATGTTCCTATAAACATGTGTGCTAAGTTTTGTCTTTATTGAGGTACAAAGAGTTAGAAATTTAATCCTTTCACTTGTAATGGAATCCAATTTGTTccattgttaattaaaaaaaaatctagagGGAAAAGCAATTATAAGAAGTACAGGCATTTCTGTCCTACTTGAACAAAACATCCTACTGCTCTGCTTACCGCCACAATTTACACGTGCTAACATTCAGTTGCTTCTTAGAATTGAAACTAAGTGGTTGTCTGCATAGGAGAagtgtgttttattatttttgtattagttGGCGTTATTCCTTCACAAGGTTGATTTTTATAATGGATAGGTAAGTCAATAAAATAcgttattattttgttttataaataatttagtgtAGGTACTAACTGTTATTATTGAAAAATGTACGTTGGGACATACGAGTCCCACTAGAATTTTAATATGGGACGTATTTACGCCTCTCGAATCATACTCTGTATTttattacagaaaaacaaaattaGATGAACATAATTGGATTTGATTGAACATTTCAGGATAGCGGTTCAGAATATGCACCATCCTCTGTCAGTTCTTCTAATTTTATTGATAAATGTTTATCTGATAATGATACAGAAAGTGAGACTAATTTCGAAGTTGAAGACACCGAAGAGTTGCCCCAAGAACAACCTGGTGATATTCCTACAGCTTCTAGTAAAATATTAACTGTCTCTCAGATGAAGTGGCAGCCATCTTATGGAGAATTTTATTCCCCGAAAAAATCTACCGATCTGTGACGTTTTGGATGTACCATTAATTTCAGTTAATCGTTCTTGTTGTGAAATGGATGTGTTTCTAAAACTGTTCCCTAGAAGTCTTCTAATGCATATATCATAAAACACAAAGCGACGATTAGAGATgttaaaagaacaaaataaacCTAGTGTTGAACCCACCGATTCCTCTAAAATAACGATAATTGTGGGGACTCTGTTAGTCATGAGTTACAATCGAGTTTCAACAAGACAGGTTTATTGGCCTACAAATGAGTCAATGGGTAATGAAGCATTAAAATCTGCGATTTCTATAGATAGATTTTTGATACTGCTATCGAAGCTCTACTTCAATAATCCAGTTAGAACGAAGATGTGACTtgtttgaaacaaaattttataagTGGATGTTTCCATAGTGTTAATCAATGTGTTGATGAATCAATGGCTAAATTTAAAGGCAGATCAGTTCTCAAACAATATCTACCTCTAAAACCTATAAAAAGAGGTATTAAAATCTGGCAAAGGTGTAACACGTTTGACTGGTTACGTTTATGACCTGAATATATATGCTGAGAAAGAAACTGAACATACCGACGGAACTTTGGGTGAAAGAGTGGTTACCAAACTATGTCATTAGAAGTCCAGAGTGTATGTATGCGTTGATGGTTTTTTATTTCAGTGAACCTAATGAAAAATTTACAGTATGTGGCTGTTGATACCTGTATGGGCA is drawn from Diabrotica undecimpunctata isolate CICGRU chromosome 5, icDiaUnde3, whole genome shotgun sequence and contains these coding sequences:
- the LOC140441721 gene encoding uncharacterized protein isoform X2, with protein sequence MSDSDSKKRKMEHSTPEEVITKFHNLDGDLIGERKKSFFTLLKTASQKLTPTEIDYVIDNLNPKSYQQKLFYVHAIVYFKKTEQLIQVLKDCNRDHIKIVMQQHWFIQEAFQDMAPNTLVNEFFPEVSYSTRLKLLNRITCCWSEEKNDELFSCLQQRYGSSVALRTVSKSSIKKLLKVLKQYEIILNSDETIRILNEPEDIVRTYFNHYFCVRKKAYCESSVINILAVKHMKVFLELQASQKICIIKRLSNAATVQMITYSKEAIINSPHYLTFLNLRAVVKCFGSDFTSFYKKMLPLKFEQFRANLDCFQILKYVPKNKRWELFIDAFYTNYPNRSIDDLFLSFDFSINKLNPSREVIFKWAETNYTITDDDKYLEYYSPIVSIPIIKAKINFTANPGRRLAMLKILVSTCAYNKDMISLDKVFEYIGTRHKNENSLAYKKLIEFIINKFSENELSKSNWVFINQQLTLIRTVTKEMFYDTSFLMVNVLDYFCKNDIVIFKTILFHYMKEASTFNWWPFQSYLVNTSYREIFIECCKMLPQLEFPSRKCFTEVHRRFIRDFVEICESRPELPLNIFEYPWFVSVMEYDCNTKDSTISDDNLIQYAIRYNICVPQHRLSLINDIKLMEILEVLFKGNMYKFCSLLENITRKPKLTDLEKRIVIYSLEKFDMNDWYYSTVFRQLIVYHPRLILPIFDTIFPALDYNFEIKVIKQYSHIELDTKICQNIFKLFNKLDVKKLQKAIDTLIDLLPTEQLVEFVSDQLSASRNTSTLDSELNSHQIIKRIATNLKEVADSNSLLPLVLELCEDSLTEEVLPSLYSLFYRCPENRLHVYYSILLKKSNFEQKHAIYLIVKLTNQNVVIEFFKQQKPDVNVVRSALKCCSMYNFNDFFPIAKQFLSTLKTYEKTIFSTMSNTHITINHRAEYIEDCWKILEKGEGNNKTNKYFDQLLKSIMYEEVVKSFSKEFVDNVVIKYFHIQESNRQHIDNFIVQCLAFRTQERHLCLGVIFKSILTVQMNIISFCKKIVDLKNELAVDLLRDIMDYWKQSTYLPNTLDSYILLNLMLIQRETSENPHGSNIVMFLDQLLAQYNYPILEVFINLFKKHVNNHTNFKKLELLYSILKYKVSPENLILILRLIDPISSDDSTEQRIVYNNIMDVIKLSEVPIVKCYYHIYLKTYGLH